In one window of Legionella fallonii LLAP-10 DNA:
- a CDS encoding outer membrane protein has translation MLKKMGVLGLGALLHTSVHASDMVFGTDELPIVWSSIITLSGGPAWADPGQNQYLYPNPTLVPLDIDYFNYNSKTGVLATGEIFFGLQHIIPPGFLIGELGLGIAGATDALATGVIDINGVPEVNTFSYKVDHARVELKGKLIGTWYKQVQPYISGSLGAGFNSSHAYVPTTINMALFPPDFFTASSSIAFSYTLGAGIQTMLTPHWQVGVGYEFADWGKSYLGPDPGSLLNGPGLTHMYTNEVLFSLSYLFNC, from the coding sequence ATGTTAAAAAAAATGGGGGTTTTGGGGTTAGGGGCATTGCTTCATACGAGTGTCCATGCCTCAGATATGGTTTTTGGTACTGACGAGTTACCAATAGTATGGTCATCAATTATCACTCTTAGTGGCGGCCCTGCTTGGGCTGATCCTGGGCAAAATCAATATCTTTATCCTAATCCTACGCTAGTTCCACTTGATATTGATTATTTTAACTATAATTCAAAAACTGGTGTATTGGCGACAGGTGAGATTTTCTTTGGATTACAACATATTATTCCACCTGGATTTTTAATCGGCGAGTTAGGGCTTGGTATCGCTGGCGCTACGGATGCTTTAGCGACTGGAGTGATTGATATCAATGGTGTTCCAGAGGTCAATACTTTTAGTTATAAGGTCGATCATGCTCGCGTAGAGCTTAAAGGAAAACTCATAGGCACCTGGTATAAGCAGGTACAACCTTACATTAGTGGCAGTTTAGGGGCAGGATTTAATAGTTCTCATGCCTATGTGCCAACCACGATAAACATGGCACTGTTCCCCCCAGATTTTTTTACTGCCAGTTCTAGCATTGCCTTTTCGTATACCTTGGGGGCAGGGATACAAACAATGTTAACTCCACACTGGCAAGTAGGGGTTGGCTATGAATTTGCTGATTGGGGGAAAAGTTATCTTGGCCCTGATCCGGGTTCTTTACTTAATGGGCCGGGATTGACGCATATGTACACTAATGAAGTGCTATTTAGTTTAAGTTATTTATTTAATTGTTAG
- a CDS encoding sbcc family protein: MTRLFPNDNEKITIKQGQTGDCYLLAVLDCVFSTGKEGRDLIQSMFTENADESVTLRIPHNSHSQYLLLNNINAKYKYFHNTVTNTDEITISKTELERIDRNSTEISPGLYKRGVSSNSLAVKILEHISSYYFATAWNQQHSIIAHDQKERYEGHEAAVFVSELLGIEGNYTKDYDKIIKLKAINPEQPLYVEMDYGTPDEFGKIHGYHALRIKRIEKKSTSCDFILVNPWENEKEERFSLEEIKKRHYNFCELNLDTPKRELNKDILKCSEALGAYIYRTPALVTALLAQRKAGFIQHLKKDNLESCAQVHQQLPYFDALLNALTPSDQDTMVRRMLSAKGSKQEFIKQLLTRFPRIELLQLILEKEQMHEQLGETLINLVNTDRCIVPNILSTQEFFNLVVDKAIQHKAVQPGESGALYGKKGATEFIQKGLINHFFNIRGPMFDRVTRNSGLRALCDANVFTNEHIKSWIQPELLMASAIAHVINNFTSPASIEYIVSNRQITANETVLDMVLEKISAQDSYLSFEGLKKLSTVDAELAKKLFPLLAAKIDRTAANSFKRLAQEVANQGSSEFKAWFSQMQKELLPTSEEDLRKQRDAEQTIRFYVQQITTYPVPANKHTQPQEVEAQRVSQLRGVNALVLNDARLEEAEQILGFIRHPAIKSALEAKSKIINETTLRQLETLKEAEQTISRFIRNIKDLPLVFTNPHSIEEVEQQKHELLERLQQYKNGLKNNGELTTAHQNLGLVDKPHTAITSAFTQRENKIVQEAKRYADAIVAKKVIEFYAAKINDFHVIVNNGHSLVEIAQIEKAQLDKLDELIKDKQDLQEAEEVFNINNGQHHYKINEVLRNKRTLIIQEGQRQSLQLAQEKQRAEDKTEQAIEARVRKITALPISFEHNHTPDAVSMQRHNLHKQLDEIVSFDGQEEADGLLINEHPKVKSAIFNKKEAINRAAEQQHSNVKRNAQDIVNEYAIAIYDAPLLSFQRYQMIQEVEEARDRQVRQLHNQVMGQAKLRQAQQVLGQDTLTLPPEIRIALDAKVQLVEKEAKMAKQKIVTRKEGDIILTQINFTAQLETIEKMTLDLEDKAKSDDNYQEAAAAGRELYNQLLQAREHLLTAELPQNKNVRQFKDSCIKAIDKANLVLEEHRGWKQVLADLAGVLLSLATLFTANLAAGRWRLFQTPTNSATVTHEVQEVFQSITVSA, encoded by the coding sequence ATGACCCGTTTATTTCCAAATGATAATGAAAAGATAACGATAAAGCAAGGCCAAACAGGCGATTGCTATCTTCTAGCTGTGCTAGATTGTGTCTTTAGCACTGGAAAAGAAGGGCGCGATTTAATCCAATCAATGTTCACAGAAAATGCCGATGAAAGCGTCACATTACGTATTCCTCATAATAGCCACAGCCAATACCTTTTATTAAACAACATTAATGCTAAATATAAATATTTCCATAATACGGTTACTAATACTGATGAGATTACAATAAGTAAAACAGAACTGGAACGAATTGACAGAAATAGTACCGAGATTTCTCCTGGGCTTTATAAGCGAGGAGTTAGCTCTAATTCTCTTGCAGTGAAAATATTAGAGCACATTAGTTCTTATTACTTTGCTACAGCATGGAACCAACAGCATAGCATTATTGCTCATGACCAGAAGGAACGATATGAAGGCCATGAGGCGGCCGTTTTTGTGAGCGAATTATTAGGCATAGAAGGTAATTACACAAAAGATTATGACAAAATTATCAAATTAAAAGCCATCAATCCAGAGCAACCCCTCTATGTAGAAATGGACTATGGGACACCTGATGAATTTGGAAAAATACACGGTTACCATGCACTAAGAATTAAGCGTATCGAAAAAAAGAGTACCTCTTGCGACTTTATCTTAGTTAATCCCTGGGAGAATGAGAAAGAGGAGCGATTTAGTTTAGAAGAGATCAAAAAAAGACATTATAACTTCTGTGAACTCAATCTGGATACACCAAAGCGAGAACTGAATAAGGACATACTTAAATGTTCAGAAGCTCTTGGAGCGTATATTTATCGAACTCCTGCTTTAGTTACTGCATTACTTGCACAACGAAAAGCAGGATTTATTCAGCACTTGAAGAAAGACAATCTAGAGTCTTGTGCTCAAGTACATCAGCAACTCCCTTATTTTGATGCGCTGCTTAATGCATTAACACCTAGTGATCAAGACACGATGGTACGTCGTATGTTATCAGCAAAAGGCAGCAAACAAGAGTTTATTAAACAACTGTTAACCCGATTTCCACGTATTGAATTGCTCCAATTGATCTTGGAAAAAGAGCAAATGCACGAGCAACTCGGTGAAACTCTTATAAATTTAGTCAATACAGACCGTTGTATTGTGCCTAATATACTTAGCACCCAGGAGTTTTTTAACTTAGTGGTAGATAAGGCCATTCAACATAAAGCCGTACAACCTGGCGAGTCAGGAGCACTTTATGGGAAAAAAGGCGCTACAGAGTTTATTCAAAAAGGCTTAATCAATCATTTCTTCAATATACGCGGCCCAATGTTTGATCGAGTAACGCGAAATTCAGGGTTAAGAGCATTATGCGATGCTAATGTATTTACAAATGAGCACATCAAGTCCTGGATACAACCCGAATTACTTATGGCATCAGCAATAGCTCATGTAATCAATAATTTCACTTCACCAGCGTCAATAGAATATATTGTAAGCAACCGTCAAATAACAGCAAATGAAACCGTTCTAGATATGGTTCTGGAAAAAATAAGTGCCCAAGACTCTTACTTATCATTTGAAGGTCTAAAAAAATTAAGTACGGTGGATGCAGAATTAGCTAAAAAATTATTCCCGCTGCTTGCAGCAAAAATCGACCGTACTGCGGCAAACTCCTTTAAACGTTTGGCTCAAGAAGTAGCCAACCAAGGGTCTAGCGAATTTAAGGCTTGGTTTTCTCAAATGCAAAAAGAACTACTTCCAACTTCTGAAGAAGATTTAAGAAAACAACGCGATGCAGAGCAAACTATTCGTTTTTATGTTCAGCAAATCACCACTTATCCGGTACCGGCCAACAAACACACTCAACCTCAAGAAGTTGAAGCACAACGTGTGTCTCAACTCCGTGGAGTAAACGCACTCGTTTTAAATGACGCGCGGTTAGAAGAAGCAGAACAAATCCTCGGCTTTATCAGACATCCAGCAATCAAGAGCGCTCTTGAGGCTAAGTCTAAAATAATTAATGAAACTACTTTGAGGCAACTAGAAACCTTAAAAGAAGCAGAGCAAACCATCAGTCGTTTTATACGTAATATCAAAGACTTACCTTTAGTATTCACTAATCCCCATAGCATAGAAGAAGTGGAACAACAAAAACACGAATTATTAGAACGCTTACAACAATACAAGAACGGACTAAAAAATAACGGCGAGCTGACTACAGCACATCAAAATCTAGGTCTAGTGGATAAACCTCATACGGCAATAACATCTGCATTTACCCAAAGAGAAAATAAGATAGTGCAAGAAGCAAAACGATATGCAGATGCTATCGTGGCTAAAAAAGTAATCGAATTTTACGCAGCTAAAATCAATGATTTTCACGTCATAGTTAATAATGGGCACTCTCTTGTAGAAATTGCACAAATAGAAAAGGCTCAGTTGGATAAATTAGACGAATTAATCAAAGATAAGCAGGATCTACAAGAAGCTGAAGAAGTCTTTAACATAAACAATGGACAGCATCATTATAAAATTAATGAGGTACTGCGTAACAAACGAACGCTGATAATCCAAGAAGGGCAACGCCAATCTCTTCAACTGGCTCAAGAAAAGCAACGGGCAGAAGATAAAACAGAGCAAGCTATAGAAGCTCGTGTACGAAAAATCACTGCATTACCTATATCTTTTGAGCATAACCACACTCCTGACGCAGTCTCTATGCAACGACATAACTTACATAAGCAATTAGATGAAATCGTAAGTTTTGATGGCCAGGAAGAGGCGGACGGACTGCTAATCAATGAGCATCCTAAGGTGAAAAGCGCCATTTTCAATAAAAAAGAAGCTATTAATAGAGCAGCAGAACAACAGCATTCCAATGTGAAACGCAATGCTCAAGACATAGTCAACGAGTATGCTATCGCAATTTATGATGCTCCACTCCTTTCATTCCAACGATACCAAATGATTCAAGAAGTTGAGGAGGCACGAGATAGACAGGTTCGCCAACTCCATAATCAAGTAATGGGTCAAGCGAAGTTAAGACAGGCTCAACAGGTTTTAGGTCAAGATACGTTAACTTTGCCCCCAGAAATTAGAATAGCTCTTGATGCTAAGGTGCAATTAGTAGAAAAAGAAGCCAAAATGGCTAAACAGAAAATTGTGACGCGAAAAGAAGGAGATATTATCCTCACGCAAATTAACTTCACAGCCCAACTGGAAACCATAGAAAAAATGACTCTCGATTTAGAGGATAAGGCAAAAAGCGATGACAACTATCAAGAAGCCGCTGCTGCTGGTCGAGAACTTTATAATCAGCTATTACAAGCAAGAGAGCACTTATTAACTGCGGAACTACCCCAAAATAAAAATGTACGTCAGTTTAAAGACTCATGCATAAAAGCGATTGATAAAGCCAATCTTGTTTTAGAAGAGCACCGCGGCTGGAAACAAGTGCTGGCCGATCTGGCCGGTGTATTGTTATCTCTTGCAACCTTATTTACTGCTAACCTAGCTGCAGGTAGATGGAGATTATTCCAGACTCCAACTAACTCCGCCACAGTCACTCATGAGGTACAAGAAGTATTCCAAAGCATCACGGTTAGTGCTTAA
- a CDS encoding response regulator has product MHRAPHILIVEDTMIAQVVLKTQMMKQGCTVDTASDGVSALNLALLTHYDIILMDIGLGDGPDGFEVAMQIKKQSKINRNTPIMAVTSHGEPEYYHKAAAAGMEGYFYKPFKPDDAKIIVDYLKNWQQLHI; this is encoded by the coding sequence ATGCACAGAGCACCTCATATTCTCATTGTTGAAGACACAATGATTGCTCAGGTTGTTCTTAAAACACAGATGATGAAACAGGGGTGTACTGTTGATACGGCATCTGATGGTGTATCTGCATTAAATCTAGCTTTGTTGACCCATTACGATATTATTCTGATGGATATAGGCCTTGGTGATGGACCCGATGGCTTTGAAGTGGCAATGCAGATAAAAAAACAAAGCAAGATTAATAGAAACACGCCCATTATGGCGGTTACTTCTCATGGCGAGCCAGAGTATTATCATAAAGCTGCTGCAGCAGGCATGGAAGGTTATTTTTATAAACCATTTAAGCCTGATGATGCAAAAATAATTGTTGATTATTTAAAAAATTGGCAACAATTACACATCTGA
- a CDS encoding aminotransferase class I/II-fold pyridoxal phosphate-dependent enzyme → MLTPDGLSADDTDKVMLLNMWAKTLEKENHNPNKSFIYAGMGKPTFRVNIYIVEMLVAYWQAILALIQKEMTKPGSVKESIAIDYGDGRGDIEPRAMMATAMSSWYASPITADNILFTTGGAGALRVIFETFNKLYADSSKYRVITPFPHYSLYADNDKHILHPIDVMQEPGYRLTATALDESILSAYELAKQDGCPPRAVLLCNPSNPLGTVITEEEWKDIAQVLRKYPHLKLVIDEAYAEMYWSAGNIPSVLKYAPELKDRVVLLRSATKALSSAGERFAMLMAFDPELMNALRNKNISTIGHAARSAQLAYAHAMAHFGDKEKKELKDFYYPKVQYVWQRAQAMGAAMPDPSYKIDSTFYVLCDFSDLLGDEIPTEAQRALGRTGRIKTSEELIYSLLFKESLMLAAGSFFGMPENNGVVRITCSGTEAELKDMMDRLEGCLLQARKRKSDLLVKEIRQQITILTSVDAAKGTIALKRLEKISVPNNSVLQLKAKNKVLVELLDDIKQTIKNHKTNPASVKAETRANAALALQSFIRTYTQSTVPASQAPAVPTTHPSISTTATKTPPAKQPVDLLQKEWEKFVDVTFSEGALKTQFLNLKEADKETIQPWIEHKRKFLEKMSPERTMVHDQEKVIDTPKARPKIS, encoded by the coding sequence ATGCTAACACCTGATGGTTTATCAGCAGATGATACAGACAAAGTCATGCTGCTCAATATGTGGGCCAAGACATTAGAGAAAGAAAATCACAATCCTAATAAGTCTTTTATCTATGCCGGTATGGGCAAACCAACTTTTCGGGTAAACATCTATATTGTAGAAATGCTTGTCGCTTATTGGCAAGCTATCCTGGCATTAATTCAAAAAGAAATGACCAAGCCAGGAAGCGTAAAAGAGTCTATTGCAATAGACTACGGAGACGGCCGTGGAGATATTGAGCCACGAGCAATGATGGCAACGGCGATGAGCTCTTGGTATGCATCTCCCATTACGGCAGATAATATCTTATTTACCACTGGAGGAGCAGGTGCTTTACGCGTTATTTTTGAGACCTTCAATAAATTGTATGCCGACTCCTCAAAATACCGCGTCATTACCCCATTCCCTCATTATTCTCTTTATGCAGATAACGACAAACACATACTCCATCCTATAGACGTAATGCAAGAGCCTGGATATCGCCTTACAGCTACGGCCTTAGATGAAAGTATTCTTTCTGCCTATGAACTCGCAAAGCAAGATGGCTGCCCTCCTAGAGCAGTTCTATTATGTAATCCGAGTAATCCCTTAGGTACCGTGATTACAGAAGAAGAGTGGAAGGATATTGCCCAGGTATTACGTAAGTACCCTCATTTAAAGCTGGTTATAGATGAAGCTTATGCCGAAATGTATTGGTCAGCAGGAAACATCCCTTCTGTCTTAAAATATGCTCCCGAATTAAAAGATAGAGTTGTTTTATTACGTTCGGCAACTAAAGCCTTATCCTCTGCCGGTGAACGCTTTGCTATGTTGATGGCTTTTGATCCTGAATTAATGAATGCTTTACGCAATAAAAATATTTCCACTATCGGCCATGCCGCCCGCTCAGCTCAGTTAGCTTATGCTCATGCTATGGCACATTTTGGCGATAAAGAAAAAAAGGAACTAAAAGACTTTTATTATCCCAAGGTACAATACGTATGGCAAAGAGCTCAGGCAATGGGTGCAGCCATGCCAGATCCCTCTTATAAAATAGATAGTACTTTTTATGTGTTGTGTGATTTCAGCGATCTACTGGGTGATGAAATTCCAACCGAAGCCCAAAGAGCTTTAGGTAGAACAGGAAGGATCAAAACTAGTGAGGAACTGATTTATTCTCTATTATTCAAAGAGTCGTTGATGCTTGCTGCAGGTTCTTTTTTTGGCATGCCAGAAAATAACGGTGTCGTCCGAATTACTTGCAGTGGAACTGAGGCAGAGCTCAAAGATATGATGGATCGGCTAGAAGGGTGTCTTTTACAGGCACGAAAAAGAAAATCCGATCTTTTGGTAAAAGAGATTCGTCAGCAAATAACTATATTAACTAGTGTTGATGCGGCCAAGGGAACAATTGCCTTAAAACGACTTGAAAAAATTTCAGTCCCTAACAACTCTGTCCTGCAACTTAAAGCAAAAAATAAAGTTTTAGTAGAATTACTTGATGATATAAAACAAACAATTAAAAATCACAAAACTAATCCTGCAAGTGTCAAAGCAGAAACTAGAGCAAACGCGGCCCTCGCGCTTCAATCGTTTATCAGGACATATACCCAATCTACAGTACCTGCATCACAAGCTCCAGCGGTACCAACCACCCATCCATCGATATCAACAACTGCTACCAAAACACCACCAGCCAAACAGCCAGTAGATCTATTACAAAAGGAATGGGAAAAGTTTGTTGATGTGACTTTTAGTGAGGGGGCGTTAAAAACTCAATTCTTAAACTTAAAAGAAGCGGACAAAGAAACGATCCAACCATGGATTGAGCATAAAAGAAAATTTCTAGAAAAAATGTCCCCAGAGCGCACTATGGTTCATGATCAAGAGAAAGTGATAGATACACCAAAAGCAAGGCCCAAGATATCATAA
- a CDS encoding PAS domain-containing hybrid sensor histidine kinase/response regulator produces the protein MDKNYNKITLTLDEVGNFLAKFTENSDHVYWISSPDFKKIQYVSPSYERIWGRSREELYNNPGLWITYLHPEDTATHHPIEEMANKIVLLGDKARYSEQYRIIRPNGDVRWIMDNGFPLYDDQGACFGVSGIAIDVTEQKKREEELQIAKDIAEKANHTKDEFIQNMSHDIRTPLIGIIGMANLLQQELRKAQEKEYAHMIEMSGEQLLELFNSILDMVSSNNSKEHVIENQLFDLYELIKGICELELPTIKIKKLELHLTIDSSVPQWIITDSTKLHRIILNLLSNAIKFTQEGDITIHVSSTLLKEPEHAELTVMIADSGIGISEADQSKIFDRFYRATPSSKGLYAGHGVGLHIVQKYIDLLQGSISVESKPNEGTQFVVKVPIVIDSSKANSLEPSSSVELEEHWTNDDRVTTKNEGDAVSSDSPLLLLVEDNAIALKMIEFIAKQCNCRYKSAHTGEEALDLIKEHEFDLILSDLGLPGISGSELTLAVRAYEQSQNKPAVPIIGLTAHAVDAIKKECIVAGMNKVIIKPIKMNALQHLVDEFVQAKITHCNQQSPQYLGKDLPASEEELFKLDSYPVLEEKNEIEDITTLKELLQLMIREALPQDLKEIDTAYAQKNWSQVEQIAKKIKTEALYCGAIRLKFASQYLELCSKPEPVHLVAALYKQFCMTVTDTILRIQDWLTQHAK, from the coding sequence ATGGACAAAAATTATAACAAAATAACCTTAACGCTAGATGAAGTGGGAAATTTCTTAGCGAAGTTCACTGAAAATAGCGATCATGTCTATTGGATAAGTAGCCCTGATTTTAAAAAAATACAATATGTTAGTCCTTCATATGAACGAATTTGGGGGCGGTCGCGAGAAGAGCTATATAATAACCCCGGACTCTGGATTACGTATTTGCACCCTGAGGATACAGCCACTCATCACCCCATAGAGGAAATGGCCAACAAAATCGTTCTACTAGGGGATAAAGCAAGGTATTCTGAACAATATAGAATTATTCGTCCCAATGGGGACGTTCGCTGGATAATGGATAATGGTTTTCCTCTCTATGATGATCAAGGTGCCTGCTTTGGTGTTAGTGGAATAGCCATTGATGTTACAGAACAAAAAAAACGAGAAGAAGAACTACAAATAGCGAAGGATATTGCAGAAAAAGCCAATCATACTAAAGATGAGTTCATTCAAAATATGAGCCATGATATTCGTACACCATTAATTGGTATTATTGGTATGGCGAATCTTTTACAGCAAGAACTCCGTAAAGCTCAGGAAAAAGAATACGCTCATATGATTGAGATGAGTGGGGAACAGTTATTAGAGTTATTTAATAGCATTCTTGATATGGTTTCTTCCAATAACTCCAAAGAACATGTTATCGAAAATCAATTGTTTGATTTATATGAACTGATTAAAGGAATCTGTGAATTAGAATTACCTACCATTAAGATTAAAAAGCTAGAACTGCATCTAACAATCGATTCTTCTGTTCCACAATGGATAATAACCGACTCTACTAAATTACATCGTATTATCTTAAATCTTTTATCAAACGCCATAAAATTTACCCAAGAAGGGGATATAACGATACATGTTAGCAGCACTCTTCTTAAAGAACCTGAGCACGCTGAATTGACAGTGATGATAGCGGATAGTGGCATTGGAATTTCTGAGGCAGATCAAAGTAAAATATTCGACCGATTCTATAGAGCAACTCCCTCTTCTAAAGGATTATACGCAGGGCATGGAGTGGGGCTGCACATTGTGCAGAAGTACATTGATCTTCTTCAAGGGTCGATTTCCGTTGAAAGTAAACCAAATGAAGGAACTCAGTTTGTAGTCAAAGTTCCCATTGTTATTGATTCCTCTAAAGCTAATTCATTAGAACCTTCCTCTTCTGTGGAGCTCGAAGAGCACTGGACTAATGATGATAGGGTGACAACAAAGAATGAAGGAGATGCTGTATCATCTGACTCTCCGCTATTATTGTTAGTGGAAGATAATGCCATTGCATTAAAAATGATAGAGTTCATCGCCAAACAATGTAACTGCCGCTATAAATCAGCTCATACAGGTGAAGAAGCGTTAGATTTAATTAAAGAACACGAATTTGATTTAATTTTATCCGATTTAGGACTACCTGGAATTTCAGGAAGTGAACTGACTCTAGCCGTCAGGGCTTATGAGCAAAGCCAAAACAAGCCCGCGGTTCCTATTATAGGATTAACTGCTCATGCTGTGGATGCCATAAAAAAAGAATGTATCGTTGCAGGGATGAACAAAGTCATTATAAAACCTATTAAAATGAATGCATTACAGCATTTAGTAGATGAATTCGTTCAAGCTAAAATAACTCATTGCAACCAACAGTCACCACAATATTTAGGCAAGGATTTGCCTGCTTCTGAAGAAGAGTTATTTAAATTAGATTCTTACCCAGTTCTTGAAGAAAAAAATGAAATAGAAGATATAACAACATTAAAAGAATTATTGCAGTTGATGATCAGGGAAGCTCTTCCTCAAGACCTGAAAGAAATAGATACTGCCTATGCGCAAAAAAATTGGAGCCAGGTCGAGCAAATTGCTAAAAAAATTAAAACCGAAGCTTTATATTGCGGAGCAATCCGTTTAAAGTTTGCCAGTCAATATCTTGAGCTTTGTTCCAAGCCCGAACCAGTTCATCTAGTCGCCGCCCTATATAAACAATTTTGCATGACGGTTACCGATACCATTTTAAGGATACAGGATTGGCTGACTCAGCATGCTAAATAA
- the mdcA gene encoding malonate decarboxylase subunit alpha yields MWDINRKKYLSRLAKIQPYLKDSKFINTEDIVAVLSQIILSGDRVCIEGDNQKQASYLASAMTQLDPSVINNLHMIQSAIVLPEHLAVFDKGIASKIDFAYSGPQAARLANMVKNKKIQVGNIHTYNELFARLLTDLTPNVCLLMADKADKKGNLYTGANTEETPAIIEATAFKNGIVIVQVNEVVEQLPRVDIPGGWVDIIVKGPKPSYIEPLFTRDPAQINELKILMAMMVIKGIYAPYQVNVLNHGVGFNTCAIELLLPTYAESLGLKGAICQHWMVNPLPTLIPAIEEGFVKSIHAVGGEVGMNDYVAARPDVFFTGKDGSLRSNRMFGQLAGHYACDLFIGATLQIDVEGHSSTAIDGRIAGFGGAPNMGCDAPGRRHSSYAWLKAGQERCEALSSKMPRGRKLVIQMVETFQSATQPTFVEQLDAWSLQKSMNADLPPVMIYGDDISHIVTEEGIANLLMCRNLEEREQAIRGIAGYTEVGRQRDQHKVDELRARKVIQRPEDLGIKFSDATRDLLAAKSIRDLVDYSKGLYAPPAKFRNW; encoded by the coding sequence ATGTGGGATATAAATCGAAAAAAATATCTATCGCGTCTTGCTAAAATTCAGCCATATTTAAAAGACAGTAAATTTATTAATACAGAGGATATCGTTGCAGTCTTGTCACAAATTATTCTAAGTGGTGATAGGGTTTGTATTGAAGGCGATAACCAAAAGCAAGCAAGTTATTTGGCATCTGCCATGACGCAATTAGATCCCTCTGTTATTAATAACCTGCATATGATTCAATCAGCTATTGTTTTACCCGAACATTTGGCTGTTTTTGACAAAGGTATAGCATCCAAAATTGATTTTGCCTATTCTGGCCCGCAAGCTGCGCGTTTGGCTAACATGGTAAAAAATAAAAAAATTCAGGTTGGTAATATTCATACCTACAATGAATTATTTGCTCGCTTACTCACTGATTTGACCCCTAATGTTTGTTTGTTAATGGCGGATAAAGCAGACAAAAAAGGGAATTTGTATACCGGTGCTAATACAGAAGAAACACCTGCGATCATTGAGGCAACCGCATTCAAAAATGGTATAGTCATAGTTCAGGTGAATGAAGTTGTTGAGCAATTGCCGCGGGTGGATATTCCGGGTGGTTGGGTTGACATCATAGTTAAAGGCCCGAAGCCTTCTTATATAGAGCCTCTTTTTACCCGGGATCCAGCACAAATTAATGAGCTTAAAATCTTAATGGCTATGATGGTAATCAAAGGGATCTATGCGCCTTATCAGGTCAATGTATTAAATCATGGTGTTGGTTTTAATACTTGCGCTATAGAGTTATTGCTGCCCACTTATGCCGAATCTTTGGGATTGAAAGGAGCCATTTGCCAACATTGGATGGTTAATCCTCTTCCCACGCTTATTCCAGCCATTGAAGAAGGTTTTGTCAAATCAATTCATGCCGTTGGCGGTGAGGTTGGCATGAATGACTATGTTGCTGCTCGACCTGATGTATTTTTTACAGGTAAAGATGGTTCGCTGCGTTCTAATCGTATGTTTGGCCAATTGGCAGGACATTATGCCTGTGATCTTTTTATTGGCGCTACCCTACAAATTGATGTGGAGGGACATAGCTCCACCGCAATAGATGGCCGCATAGCAGGATTTGGTGGTGCGCCTAATATGGGCTGTGATGCCCCAGGGCGCAGACATTCCTCTTATGCCTGGTTAAAAGCAGGACAGGAGCGTTGTGAGGCCTTATCCAGCAAAATGCCTCGTGGTAGGAAATTAGTGATTCAAATGGTTGAAACATTTCAAAGTGCAACACAACCTACTTTTGTTGAACAATTGGATGCTTGGTCGCTGCAAAAATCAATGAACGCCGATCTCCCTCCGGTGATGATCTATGGTGATGATATTAGTCATATAGTCACCGAAGAAGGAATTGCTAATCTATTGATGTGTCGTAATCTTGAGGAGCGAGAACAAGCGATACGCGGTATTGCTGGTTATACTGAAGTGGGGCGTCAACGAGATCAGCACAAGGTGGATGAGTTGCGGGCAAGAAAAGTAATCCAACGTCCAGAAGATTTAGGGATTAAGTTTTCTGATGCGACTAGAGATTTGCTTGCTGCTAAATCTATTCGTGATTTGGTCGACTATTCCAAGGGGCTGTATGCTCCTCCCGCAAAATTTAGAAATTGGTAA